One stretch of Amycolatopsis tolypomycina DNA includes these proteins:
- a CDS encoding alpha/beta hydrolase, protein MKRIVAAIAAAGLAAGLMAAAPAASAEGVQFTPAPIAWGPCASESLKANGAECGFLVVPMDYAKPGGTKVSIAVSRIKHKTAQSQGIMLVNPGGPGGSGLGLSVLGKYVPDGAGESYDWIGFDPRGVGSSKPAISCDGNYFSYNRPAYVPTTPQLEKTWLARSKGYADACRKNGEILNHLKTTDVAQDMDSLRKALGEKQINYYGFSYGTYLGQVYSTLYPKNVRRMVLDGNVDPRKVWYQANLDQDVAFDKNIKIYFDWLAQHDDVYHLGKTGDAVEKLWYATQRKLAKDPAGGVIGGDEWTDIFLQAGYYVFGWVDMAKAFDGYVHKGDWQTLKTLYDNSNPPGDDNGFAVYLGVQCTDVQWPTDWNRWRIDNWLTYFKAPFETWGNAWFNAPCAFWPAKAGKPVDIDGRKVAGALLISEELDAATPYAGSLEVRKRFPNSSLISAPGGTTHAGSLSGVRCVDDKIADYLATGTLPKRQPGNHSDVQCDPVPVPPVTDGAAAQKSDSSAKAAQEKQSTLAQLLHF, encoded by the coding sequence GTGAAAAGAATTGTTGCCGCCATTGCCGCCGCGGGGCTCGCGGCAGGCCTGATGGCTGCCGCGCCCGCCGCCTCCGCGGAAGGGGTGCAGTTCACCCCCGCGCCGATCGCCTGGGGCCCCTGCGCGTCGGAAAGCCTCAAGGCGAACGGCGCCGAGTGCGGCTTCCTCGTGGTGCCGATGGACTACGCGAAGCCGGGCGGGACGAAGGTCTCGATCGCGGTCTCGCGGATCAAGCACAAGACCGCGCAGTCGCAGGGCATCATGCTGGTGAACCCGGGTGGTCCCGGCGGTTCCGGCCTCGGCCTTTCGGTGCTCGGCAAGTACGTGCCGGACGGTGCGGGGGAAAGCTACGACTGGATCGGCTTCGACCCGCGGGGCGTCGGCTCCAGCAAGCCCGCGATCAGCTGCGACGGGAACTACTTCAGCTACAACCGGCCCGCCTACGTGCCGACCACGCCGCAGCTGGAGAAGACCTGGCTCGCCCGCTCGAAGGGGTACGCCGACGCGTGCCGCAAGAACGGCGAGATCCTCAACCACCTCAAGACGACCGACGTCGCGCAGGACATGGACAGCCTGCGCAAGGCCCTCGGTGAGAAGCAGATCAACTACTACGGCTTCTCCTACGGCACCTACCTCGGCCAGGTGTACAGCACGCTGTACCCGAAGAACGTCCGCCGGATGGTGCTCGACGGCAACGTCGACCCGCGGAAGGTCTGGTACCAGGCCAACCTCGACCAGGACGTCGCGTTCGACAAGAACATCAAGATCTACTTCGACTGGCTCGCGCAGCACGACGACGTCTACCACCTCGGCAAGACCGGCGACGCCGTCGAGAAGCTGTGGTACGCCACGCAGCGCAAGCTCGCCAAGGACCCGGCGGGCGGGGTCATCGGCGGCGACGAGTGGACCGACATCTTCCTGCAGGCCGGCTACTACGTCTTCGGCTGGGTCGACATGGCCAAGGCCTTCGACGGCTACGTGCACAAGGGTGACTGGCAGACGCTCAAGACGCTCTACGACAACTCGAACCCGCCGGGCGACGACAACGGCTTCGCCGTGTACCTGGGCGTGCAGTGCACCGACGTGCAGTGGCCGACCGACTGGAACCGGTGGCGGATAGACAACTGGCTGACCTACTTCAAGGCCCCGTTCGAGACCTGGGGCAACGCCTGGTTCAACGCGCCGTGCGCGTTCTGGCCCGCCAAGGCGGGCAAGCCGGTGGACATCGACGGCCGCAAGGTGGCCGGTGCGCTGCTCATCAGCGAAGAGCTCGACGCCGCCACGCCGTACGCCGGCAGCCTCGAGGTGCGGAAGCGGTTCCCGAACTCGAGCCTGATCAGCGCGCCGGGCGGGACCACGCACGCCGGTTCGCTGTCCGGCGTGCGGTGTGTGGACGACAAGATCGCCGACTACCTGGCCACCGGCACGCTGCCGAAGCGCCAGCCCGGCAACCACTCGGACGTCCAGTGCGACCCGGTGCCGGTGCCGCCGGTGACCGACGGCGCCGCGGCGCAGAAGTCGGACAGCTCCGCGAAGGCCGCCCAGGAGAAGCAGAGCACGCTCGCCCAGCTGCTGCACTTCTGA
- a CDS encoding DNA alkylation repair protein → MSVEEKLVKAIRTGLAELADPVKAPAMRAYMKSAMPFHGVAKPERSALLKRVLADHILPDRATFSATVLALWRTAEFREERYAAIDLSGYRAYRQWQDPELVPVYEEMIVTGAWWDHVDELAIRRIGPILRAHRARMTPAMLSWATDGDLWRRRTAIICQVGAKEDTDTDLLTRAIEPSIAEPEFFLRKGIGWALRDYAKTAPDWVRCFVADHPGLSGLSRREALKHIG, encoded by the coding sequence ATGAGCGTGGAAGAAAAGCTGGTCAAGGCCATCCGCACCGGGCTGGCCGAGCTGGCCGACCCGGTGAAGGCGCCCGCGATGCGGGCGTACATGAAGTCGGCCATGCCCTTCCACGGCGTGGCGAAGCCCGAGCGCAGCGCGCTCCTCAAGCGGGTACTGGCCGACCACATATTGCCCGATCGGGCGACATTCTCGGCGACGGTGCTGGCGTTGTGGCGCACCGCCGAATTCCGCGAGGAGCGGTATGCGGCGATCGATCTTTCCGGGTATCGGGCCTACCGGCAGTGGCAGGACCCGGAGCTGGTGCCGGTGTACGAGGAAATGATCGTCACCGGGGCGTGGTGGGACCACGTGGACGAGCTCGCCATCCGCCGGATCGGCCCGATCCTCCGGGCCCACCGCGCCCGGATGACGCCGGCGATGCTGTCTTGGGCAACCGACGGCGACCTCTGGCGCCGCCGCACGGCGATCATCTGCCAGGTGGGGGCCAAGGAGGACACCGACACCGACCTGCTCACCCGCGCGATCGAGCCGTCGATCGCCGAGCCGGAGTTCTTCCTGCGCAAGGGAATCGGCTGGGCCCTGCGCGACTACGCCAAGACGGCGCCGGACTGGGTGCGGTGCTTCGTGGCCGACCACCCGGGGTTGTCCGGGCTGTCCCGGAGGGAGGCGCTCAAGCACATCGGCTGA
- the pheT gene encoding phenylalanine--tRNA ligase subunit beta produces the protein MRVPVSWLTEHLDLAEEVTPQDLADAFVRIGIEVDDLHELGPVTGPLVVGRVAEIEELTEFKKPVRFCRVDVGEPADEAADDELDDEDDDDEAGELDEGPHGIKTRGIICGARNFAEGDLVVVALPGAVLPGDFEIAARKTYGRISDGMICSARELGLGDDHTGILVLPPGTASPGDDASELLGLNDSVIELAATPDRGYALSIRGLARELSNALDVPFGDPALLEVPAAEGDAWPVRVEDPEGCPRFVLRRVTGLDATAPTPWRMRRRLMLAGIRSISLAVDVTNYVMLELGHPLHAFATKAIQGDLVVRRAQPGEKLTTLDDVERTLDPDDIVIADDSGVISLAGTMGGASTEITTESTDVLLEAAHWNPAAISRTARRHKLFSEAAKRFERFTDPQLCAAAVELAARLLRQYGDAAIQPGRTDEGTIEPNPPVVMPINLPDKVAGVNYQRGVTVRRLTQIGCKVSVGTGDDGTGLVTAIPPSWRGDLRQPADLVEEVLRLEGYDSIPSTLPAAPAGRGLTDAQRRVRAVSRALAEAGYVEVRPFPFVSETVWDAFGLPSDDVRRNTVVVRNPLEADRNRLATTLLPGLLDTLQRNVSRGMKDVSLYNIGQVVLPAPNPLKVPDLGVDRRPTDEELALLEAALPEQPLHVAVVLAGNRRRAGWWGAGEPANWADAVQAARTVAEAAGVELTVQAADLPPWHPGRCAQLRVGDWPVGHAGELHPKVVEALGLPPRTVAMELDLDAIPLPDSRPAPSVSGYPPVLLDVALVAAAEVPSADLASVLREGAGELLEDITLFDAYAGEQVGEGKRSLAYKLRFRAPDRTLTVDEATKARDAAVAAAGERFNATLRA, from the coding sequence GTGCGAGTCCCAGTCAGCTGGCTGACCGAACACCTCGATCTCGCTGAGGAGGTCACGCCGCAGGACCTGGCCGACGCGTTCGTCCGGATCGGCATCGAGGTCGACGACCTGCACGAGCTCGGTCCCGTGACCGGCCCGCTGGTCGTCGGCCGGGTCGCCGAGATCGAGGAGCTCACCGAGTTCAAGAAGCCGGTGCGCTTCTGCCGCGTCGACGTCGGCGAGCCCGCCGACGAAGCCGCGGACGACGAACTCGACGACGAGGACGACGACGACGAAGCCGGCGAGCTCGACGAGGGCCCGCACGGCATCAAGACCCGCGGCATCATCTGCGGCGCGCGCAACTTCGCCGAGGGCGACCTGGTCGTCGTCGCGCTGCCCGGCGCCGTCCTGCCCGGCGACTTCGAGATCGCCGCCCGCAAGACCTACGGCCGGATCAGCGACGGCATGATCTGCTCGGCCCGCGAGCTCGGCCTCGGCGACGACCACACCGGCATCCTCGTGCTGCCCCCGGGCACCGCGAGCCCGGGCGACGACGCGAGCGAGCTGCTCGGCCTCAACGACTCGGTGATCGAGCTCGCCGCGACCCCGGACCGCGGCTACGCGCTGTCGATCCGCGGGCTCGCGCGCGAGCTGTCGAACGCGCTCGACGTGCCCTTCGGCGACCCGGCACTGCTCGAGGTCCCGGCGGCCGAGGGCGACGCCTGGCCGGTCCGCGTCGAGGACCCGGAAGGCTGCCCGCGGTTCGTGCTGCGCCGGGTCACCGGCCTGGACGCGACCGCGCCGACCCCGTGGCGGATGCGGCGGCGGCTGATGCTGGCCGGCATCCGGTCGATCTCCCTGGCCGTCGACGTCACCAACTACGTGATGCTCGAGCTCGGGCACCCGCTGCACGCGTTCGCGACCAAGGCCATCCAGGGCGACCTGGTGGTGCGCCGCGCGCAGCCGGGCGAGAAGCTGACCACCCTGGACGACGTCGAGCGCACGCTCGACCCGGACGACATCGTGATCGCCGACGACAGCGGGGTCATCTCGCTGGCCGGCACGATGGGAGGCGCGAGCACCGAGATCACCACGGAGAGCACCGACGTCCTGCTCGAGGCGGCGCACTGGAACCCGGCGGCGATCAGCCGCACGGCCCGGCGGCACAAGCTGTTCTCCGAGGCGGCCAAGCGGTTCGAGCGGTTCACCGACCCGCAGCTGTGCGCGGCGGCCGTCGAGCTGGCCGCCCGTCTGCTGCGCCAGTACGGCGACGCGGCGATCCAGCCCGGCCGCACCGACGAAGGCACGATCGAGCCGAACCCGCCGGTCGTGATGCCGATCAACCTGCCCGACAAGGTCGCGGGCGTGAACTACCAGCGCGGTGTCACGGTCCGCCGGCTCACCCAGATCGGCTGCAAGGTCTCGGTCGGCACGGGCGACGACGGCACGGGCCTGGTCACGGCCATCCCCCCGAGCTGGCGCGGCGACCTGCGCCAGCCGGCCGACCTCGTCGAAGAGGTGCTGCGGCTGGAGGGCTACGACAGCATCCCGTCGACGCTGCCCGCCGCCCCGGCAGGCCGCGGCCTGACCGACGCCCAGCGGCGCGTCCGGGCCGTGTCCCGTGCCCTCGCCGAGGCGGGCTACGTCGAGGTGCGCCCGTTCCCGTTCGTGAGCGAAACGGTGTGGGACGCCTTCGGCCTGCCGTCCGACGACGTTCGCCGCAACACGGTCGTGGTCCGCAACCCGCTGGAGGCCGACCGCAACCGCCTGGCGACGACGTTGCTGCCGGGCCTGCTGGACACCTTGCAGCGCAACGTGTCCCGCGGCATGAAGGACGTCTCGCTGTACAACATCGGCCAGGTGGTGCTCCCGGCCCCGAACCCGCTGAAGGTCCCGGACCTTGGCGTCGACCGCCGCCCGACCGACGAGGAGCTGGCGCTGCTGGAGGCGGCCCTGCCCGAGCAGCCCCTGCACGTCGCGGTCGTCCTGGCCGGCAACCGCCGCCGGGCGGGCTGGTGGGGCGCCGGCGAGCCGGCGAACTGGGCCGACGCCGTCCAGGCGGCCCGCACGGTCGCGGAGGCCGCGGGCGTCGAGCTGACGGTCCAGGCGGCCGACCTCCCGCCGTGGCACCCGGGCCGCTGCGCCCAGCTGCGAGTCGGCGACTGGCCGGTCGGCCACGCGGGCGAGCTGCACCCGAAGGTGGTCGAGGCCCTCGGCCTGCCTCCGCGCACGGTGGCGATGGAGCTCGACCTGGACGCGATCCCGCTCCCGGATTCCCGCCCGGCCCCGAGCGTCTCGGGCTACCCGCCGGTGCTGCTGGACGTCGCCCTGGTGGCGGCGGCGGAAGTCCCGTCGGCCGACCTCGCGTCGGTGTTGCGCGAGGGCGCGGGCGAGCTGCTGGAGGACATCACGCTGTTCGACGCGTACGCGGGCGAACAGGTCGGCGAGGGCAAGCGCTCGCTGGCGTACAAGCTGCGCTTCCGCGCACCCGACCGCACCCTGACGGTCGACGAGGCCACCAAGGCCCGCGACGCGGCAGTGGCGGCAGCGGGCGAGCGCTTCAACGCAACGCTCCGCGCCTGA